In Pyrus communis chromosome 15, drPyrComm1.1, whole genome shotgun sequence, the genomic stretch aagaaagtgttcatcattcatcatccgttcatcctaagatcaagccccaacggccctttggatcaacaacctcaacaaactcatacacccattcttcaagatcaagcccaacgccccttgaagatccattcatcaactgttcatccctagatcaagccccgacggccctttggatcaacaactcatccataaacctacaccctacgaagatagaatcagaggatcaaattacaaagagattgtaaccccaaaatcattaatacaaaaatatattttgtacacgtattcttgttttagaaatttttcgtgtttacagacGGCCTAGGCGACCACCATCTTCTCAATTTGTCACCTCTTTCTCGTCGTCTCGATTTGACATCCCAGGGACCCAGACTTACAAAACCAGCCACCCCACCACCATCTTCTCGATTTGTCACCTCTCCTTCTCCATCTTGAGTGCGTCGTCCATTCCTCTCATCGAGGAGGACGTGATTCAGATCCTGCAGGTTTACTCCAAGGAGATCAACAAGCGCATGCTCGACACCGTCAAGTCCAGGAACGTCGTCACTTCCGCTGCTCAAAACGGCGCCACGGAGTCCGAGATTGTGAACTCTGCGGTGGAATCTACCGCTGCTGCCGCCAATGAGGATGCTAAGGCCGAAGAGTACTGATCTCTCTATGTGTGTTAGATCACTCTTAGCTTCGTATTAGGGCTTTCATTTCGAGATCTGTTCATATTTATCATGGATTTCTTATGATGCCTATATACCTAATTACCTtctaaatatttaaattttgttaattttgctaTGCGCTTCAATTTTCTATGGATTATATTATCTAGGTTTCTGTTGTGAGCATTGATCTACTTTGTTTGAAGATGTTTATGCTTAAGATTTTATAAGGAAGTGGGTGCATTTGGAATTGGAAATTTTTCAAAATCTTTCCTCTTGCATTATCTGGGTTTCCTATTGCATAATATGCTGCACTAGTGAATCTGTGCAATTTGTGCAAattccagtttttttttttttttttcaaaaaaaaaaaaagaaccaaggaCCCGTGGACTTGGCCCGAACCGCCTTGTTTCAACCAGGCCAGGTAAGGTCCAGTTCCTATATAAGAAAATGTAATCCCCAACTCAGCTCGACCCGTCTCCTTTGCACTCAGGTCTGGTCCGGTACTTTCAAATTTGAGCCCGACCCGACCCATGCCCACTCCTAATTTGAACCATtcaaaagtttaccaaataaaaaaactgaataCATTATGCCTTCTCCACATAGGGTGATGCTAGGGAGTTCTTTACAAAACTTTTTTCTATTTGAAAACACTAGAGACAACTTTTcttaaaacattttaaatattgtaagcaaaaaaacaaaaaaaccacacttaaattcaaacaaaaaatttaataataaaaaattgtccTCAATAGTGACAAAAGttgctatttttttaattaaaaaaatttaaataataaaaaatgtagacaaaataatgaagaagaaaaatatagtgTTATCCGCACCCTTATTTTTCATCTCACAtatctcttgttaatttttgtcgtttaaaaaaaaaaaaattatatttcatgcattttatttttattaaggagAGAGGAAGGTTCGAACtacaataatttaaaagaaGGAAGTTTCGAATCTAAGATACATAAATGAAAACCTAAATTCATTCGATCGgctatcaaaaattaaaaaagataataGATATGAGCAGTAAAAAAGAATGTGTAGATAGGGTATAATAGTTTGTTGGTGCGAGTGTTTTTTATTAACTTCTTAGTATAATAAGTACGTCAACGTGCACTATGCTGGGATCCCTCCTCCGTCCTTAGCAATTTGGTGTTATATAAATGTCACCCCATCACCCGTCCTTCTCTGGACTTttggtactctctctctctctctctctctttctctttctctctctctctcagttttCTGGATTCGAGTTCTGGGTTGTCCGAGATTTCGAGGCAGGCAGACAGACAACATCAACCATGATTCAGAAGACAATACGCTTTCATAAGTTGGTTCGGTCTCTTGGAGTCGGTTCTTCTTAGGTTAATCTTTCATTAAATTCCTCTGTTTTTTATTTCCTCTGTTTTCAGTTTCCCTTGTTTTAGATTCCATGTTTTATTACATTGTCGCATAATTTTACTATTTTACTCATTTTATAACGTATGTatctattaattaatcctataaatttattAGAAATATAAACTATGTCGTCCTCCAATCGAATGGTAAACATAGTCCAATCCATAATTATAgccttataaaaaattattttttagtaaCAATATCAAACTATATTTGTATATCATCTTTAACTGAAGAGACATACTTAGCCTCTTTAGCctctttaatattttattaatttattaattaatttagttaAACTATCTATTACTTATAAAGTGTGTAGACAAATGTGTTCATACGTATAAAGTGTGTAGACAAATACTATATTAAAATGGGAGCAGTTCTGCTACCCGAATCTAATTTTGATATATGCTACCCACATCCTTATAACATGACACATGTCCTATTAGTTAACCATGGTCATATTTTGTCTATTTTAGTATTTTGCATTATTTTAATATCAATTATATatcttattaatatttaattaaaaaaaattcgtctcttctctttccaatctttACGCTTTCTCTCATCCCTTTGCCCCATCCCACCCAACTGTCTGAGAGCATCCCAGGCTCCCAGCAGTCACCCATTGCAAGCGCAATTGGGTTGATTTGCCTTTTGCTTGGGAAAAACAGCTCCAGCAGTGAAAATATGAAAGGCAATTGCAGGGCTTTGGCAGCTGCCCTGCCAGTTCTCGCGAGGGCATGCGCCTGCTTGGAGTAGCATCGGACAAGATGGAGGCCCACCCCACATCAAGGACCACAGCCAAAAAATTCccgttatttttttatttttattttttaaacaaacaatattatttatattaactGAAAATATGGTGGATTTAGTTTCATAATGAGCTGACAATAATATGGCTCAAATTAGCTTTCGACGAGAATCAaactaagacttctcacttacaagtgaagaaaaatatcactaaaccgtagtactaaatagtTTATTATGTTTTTTAGTTGGATTTCCAAACGTTAATTTGGTGGACAAAAGattataaatatattattaaatcaaatattttaatctGCCACTTGCATCTTTATCAACGGCCAGAATTATTCTAAaagtagaaaattaaaaaaagttactAAAAAATACCTAAAAATTCTAAAGAAataccaatatttttttttctacaaataCCCAATCatatattaaaaacataaataaataatttaataaattaaaattttaaaaatatatttgtaaatAATAATTGCGCTTGTCTTTGCCTTTCTTCATTCCAAACTGCTAGACATGCACAAAATCAATTACTATTTAGAGTGATAAGTAGCGCAATTTTATTGCCCTTACCCTCCAATTACCATTGCTCTCTACCAACTCATGGAGATGCTCTGAGAAGCACGTCATAAAGATTTGCAATTCCTGAAAATCTCCAACAGCATCAGACAAAAGTTACAAGCCCATATGAACAAGCTTGAAGCTTTCACGCAAAAACCCATAAATCATGCACATGGAAGCGTTTTTCTCCAAAACCCCTGTGGATTTTCTATACACAGAAGCATCAATGTGACACAGAGGTTGAAATTGCAAAGATTTTCAATGTCCAAAACAGACTGCAGCTGCTAATGCTAGCCCTAGCAAACAAGATGGATATCAGGCCAAGCTTGGCCAGCACGATGGCCCTTGGGCATGTTTTGCCCTTGTGTGCTCCAATGATTATTAGCCCACCTTTCAACTGAAGAGGAGTTCTGTCTAAATCAGGCCATATTTTGGCACTTTAATCTTTTGGCTCTCTTTACTGGAGATGGTCTTAATAACACCACGTGACTTAAGAAACAAATTTTTCTTACGGGAGAATCACGATTGTGATAACATAACTTCGAGTGTTTTGTTGGTTTAACTTCCAAGCATGCATTttggttttaataaaaaatgctaAAGAGACCACGTACAAtgttatattacatttaattgtATAAGTGGATCCTAATTCTGTTAGACAAGTGGTATACAATGTGGTACTAAGAGAATGTCCAAAGAAgttgacaaatttttctttaaaaatgtaTCACTCTTCAACAAaccatttaaattttatgtttcaacttaaaatattaatattctaACTTTATTTAATCTTGTGGGGCTGAAATTTTATTTCCAAACTCTTTACCCAAAAACCTTTATAACTTTTTAATGGCAGTCCCAAAACAGTTTAAGATGCATTTCTCCTACGTAGCATAACAAATTCAACTTTACTATCGAAATGCTATTTCTCTTAAAGATGCTATAATACGATCTCCTTAGGATCACTCTTTATTCATGATTGCCGACACAAGTGTATTTTATTTGAAGTAATgctaaagaaattaaatttgtaaataaaactttacaaaccaaataatgtgtcaccaccAATAACAAACGAGCACGTTTattaacgcttaagtaataatttaattattaacttTCATATCatgtaatttataaattttatttaaaaatttagttttccgAATTATTCATTTGATTAGTCAGAATCACATCGAGTCGTTTTCTTTGGTAAAATACACTTGGTCAGCCGTCCTTTCTGTATCATTAGCTGTCAAAGATGATTATTTTTCTACTTTTAATCCTTTTTTATTCTAATTATTTGTCTTGTCTATAATTAGAAGTCATGCTTCTtatcaagaataaaataaaacagaagcCATTGCATTccttctatgtttttttttataggatTCTCTTGAACAAGAAAAAAACTACTGTTTTCCAAACGTAAACTCATCTATCTTTAAGcatacaaataaaaacaaaaatttaaattgttggCCTATAATTCTAAATtatttacaacttatgccacaatatcctaattatgttaattaatcatattattacctACAATAATAGTGAATCTCGTTGAATTTTAATAGGCATgattttaggtttttttattcTCAGAAAATTCTTATTTCCGTCTAGCTTTATACTTTTTTAAGCAATCTAacgttttaaaattcaaatggtAGGTTCACTATTTGTGGGAGTGAAAATTCTTATTacgaatatttttaattaatttacctatataaCTTTTTACGATTACCTAATatgcccgctccaccaccgtagcacgatattgtccgatttgggtcccgatcacgccctcacggttttgtttctgcgaactcacacgagaacttcctgatgggtcacccatcctgggaatgctctcgcgcgctacttgcttaacttcggagttcccatggaacccgaagccagtgagctcccaaaaggcctcgtgctaggtagggatgagaatatacatataaggatcactcctctaggcgatgtgggatgtcacataatatatatacattttttttttaataaaaaatgaaacatgCCTAATATATTTAATGAAACATGCCTAATATATTTAATGATACATGCTAAATAACAAAATGAATGAACGGTAAGGAAACATGCCTCTAAATAATATAAGCAGATTATGAAAATTATATGTTACATATAAATGcaggtaaattattttaaacacacacacacatatatatatattgattaaaaaataaaacatgcctaatatatgtaaaaacttatgcaaaataaagaaatgttatttgactattaatttaattatattttacataaaaatctAAGTCAACTATTTgcacataaattaataatacaTGCTAAACATGCTTAATATGCCTAATAAAGTTATTAGGCATATTAGGCTAAGTCAATTGTTAGGCATAttgagcatctccaaaggagatgtcaaaaagtTCACATCAGGaataatgataaaaaaagaCATCACTAGTGTTTTCCAACCGAAATGTCAATTTCTATATGGAATAACATGGAAAGGCAGCAGAGGAAGTTGTTGTTAAATTTGATGCTCACATTGTAACATAGTATCAAAACAGTCTTATCTACAATTGCATGTATCACGTGTTTAATGTCTTCTTGATATCTATTTTCTCGTGTTAATTAGAATCTTGAAGTTTACCGTTGCTTCGGATCTGTACCTAAATCGAATGCAGAACAAGCATGTGATCCATTTGAATACAGGTACGATTAGTAATGCCTCAAAATTTGGTCGATTTAAAATTTCTTGCATACCAAGTTATCATTCATAtatgaatgcttgaagtaatTCTGCGATATTATAAAAAGCAACTAGCTACTGGTTACCTTGGTAGGTCGACCCAACATTATATGAACACAAATATGGTTGACGAAAACAATGAACTAAAGAATTGAAGATTACATGCTCGAACACATGGTGGCTTTCGTGTTTTTCTTCAGAACATTTGGTTGTCTATGCAAACTAATTTGTATGTTTTTTGATTTCTCTGCATTATTTGTGCAGCTATGATCTTGATAAGCATGAGTATGCTGATGTAGATTGGGACAATCTCGGATTTGGTTTAGTGCAAACTGATTACATGTACATTATGAAATCTTCCAACGACGGGAAATTTGAACAAGGCCAACTTAGTCGTTATGGAAATATCGAACTTAACCCTGCTGCAGCAGTTTTAAATTATGGACAGGTAAGATTTTCAATCGAAATTGGTTAAAATACGCTTGAGATATAGGCTTATAAGAtggatttttgttttggggaAAACATAATTAGATTTTGAGAAGTTGGAAAAAGGCTGACTTGATGTAAACAGGCAATATATGAAGGCACAAAAGCATACAGGAAGAGAGATGGGAAACTCCTCCTCTTCCGTCTAGACCAGAACGCGATTCGGATGAAGATTAGCGCGGAAAGAATGTGCATGCCTTCACTGTCAGTTGATCAATTCATTGATGCTGTAAAGCAAACAGCTCAAGCAAACAAGTGTTGGGTAATTTCCATTTTCATTTTGCTTCGAAAACTTTACTTGTTTTCGAGTTAAATCTCTTCCTGGAGTATGGAAATTGTGTAtaaattatttacaagtttACAAATCTGTTCGGTGACTGAAAACAGGTTCCTCCTCCAGGCAAAGGGTCTTTGTATATTAGGCTTCTACTTATAGGAAGTGGCCCCATATTAGGCTTGGCACCATCACCTGAGTACACATTCCTTGTATATGCTTCcccggtcagaaattatttcaaGGTTAGCAATACGCTACTTCCACGCAAAAGCGAGCGTTATATTTGTCAATTGTCAATTATAGTAAGATTTATATGCTTGCTATTGTTTTAATCGGAGGGCTCTGCACCCTTGAACATATTTGTCGAGGAGGAGTATGATCGTGCCTCTCGTGGCGGAGCTGGAGGTGTCAAAGGCAGTACCAATTATGCCCCGGCAAGCAGAATAATTACGACCGTTTTGAAGTAGGGTTTTCATGTGTTACTAGTTACTACCTGTTATAACTTGTAACCTGTACTGGATATATGTAGGTTTTGAAGGCACTAACCAGAGCAAAAAGCAGGGGATTTTCGGATGTTCTATATCTTGATTCGGTACACAACAAAAATCTGGAGGAGGTCTCttcttgcaacattttcattgTGAAAGACAATGTAATTTCAACTCCTGCCACGTCGGGGACTATTCTTTCGGGAGTTACTCGAAAAAGCGTTATTGAAATAGCTCGTGATCATGGTTACCAGGTGACGTTCCGTGCCAGTTGATTACACCATTGCTCATCTTCCTTATGGACTGATTCTAACACTGCCCTCCAAATGCGTTTAGGTCGAGGAACGCGTTATTCCGGTGGACGAATTGAGTGAAGCCGATGAAGTGTTCTGCACTGGAACTGCTGTTGGTGTTGCTATCGTGGGCAGCATTAGTTACAAAGGCAAAGGTGCTATTAGACCTACCCTCTGCACGTAAGTTTAAATTCTCGTCTCTGTATTTGGATTAGATTAGAATACCGTTcgaagaaaaatatacttactTATGCTCATGTGCAGAATGGAGTACAAAACTGGTGCTAAGACTGTAAGTCCACAACTTTACTCAACCCTAGTAGGAATTCAAACGGGACAGATTGAGGAAAAGAAAGGCTGGATTATGGAAATTGACTGAGCTCTTTTTTACCCACGACAATATTTCAGATTAAAATTTACTGTGGATCagttgtaaaaagaaaaaattgctgTCATGATCCACACTTTGCCAATTGTACAGACTGCagaactcttttttcttttttctttttttttttttttttttttttttttgggtttgccaGTTTATCAGTTTTTTGTGTTCAATTTATCTTTTGATTATCAtctcaaaaaaggaaaaaaaaaaattatctttgaTTATTCATTAAACAAAACCCCATTTGAATCATCTAATTAggcatttttttcattattctATGCTATATATTGTATTATTGATAGACTCATATTATAATGCTGCCACATAATATTATCAATttatatagggaattgttattaacactctaaaaatttcattttacatgttagatcccacatcgctcaggggagtggaacctctatgccttatatataCATGCCCACCTTCATATAGcatgagaccttttgggaggtcactggtttcgggtttcattggaactctgaagttaagcaagtagcgcgcgagaaCACTCCTATAATggctgggaagttctcgtctgagttcccgcacgagagcactcccaaccatgagggtgtggtagggtcCCAAAGCGAACAATCTAAGTTcccgcgcgagagcactcccaaccgtgagggtgtggtagggtcTCAAAGCGAACAATAATGGCTGGGAAGTTCTTGTCTGAGTTTCCAGAAAAATTCTtgtctgagttcccagaaacaaaaccgtgagggtgtggtaggggccccgtgagggtgtggtaggatcccaaagcgaacaataatggctgggaagttcttgtctgagttcccagaaaagTTCTtatctgagttcccagaaaccgtgagggtgtggtatggtcccaaagcggacaataatggctgggaagttcttgtccagaaaccgtgagggtgtggtagggtcccaaagcggacaataatggctgggaagttcttgtctgagtttccagaaaaattcttgtctgagttcccagaaataaaaccgtgagggtgtggtagggtcccaaagcgaacaataatggctgggaagttcttgtctgagttcccagaaaagttcttgtctgagttcccagaaaccgtgagggtgtggtagggtcccaaagcggacaataatggctgggaagttcttgtctgagttcccagaaaaattcttgtctgagttcccagaaacaaaaccgtgagggtgtggtaggggccccgtgagggtgtggtagggtcccaaagcgaacaataatGGCTGGGAATTTCTtgtctgagttcccagaaaagttcttgtctgagttcccagaaactgtgagggtgtggtagggtcccaaagcgaacaataatGGCTGGGAATTTCTtgtctgagttcccagaaaagttcttgtctgagttcccagaaaccgtgagggtgtggtagggtcccaaagcggacaataatgactaggaagttcttgtctgagttcccagaaaagttcttgtctgagttcccagaaacaaaactgtaagggtgtggtaggggcccaaagtgcACAataagcggacaatatcgtgctacgatgaaGTCGAGCATAAAATTTTTAGAATACCAACAACAATTCTCTTTATATATTATAACTcgcaaatttataaattaacgtTTCAAAGGTTTCTTAATTCATTAAAACGTGATTACTTTCGTCTACTCTAATAGAATTCTCAAAATTTGCCGCCACTTTCTCTCGTAAAGGCGCCCTCCTTTTCTCATCACACAACTCTCGTCCGCTTTGTAAATTGCCAAAagccttttcctttttctcaaCTTTTATTTTCGGgcgttctctctctcctccctgcAGTGTTGAGCGCGCCGGTGCAGGGAAGCCATGAAACCCTACGCTGCAGAAAAAGCCTTGCACTCTGCCAAATTTCACATAGAAGAAATTAGAACCAAAAAGTTCTCCATCGGAAAAACAAGGCCAAACCCTTTAACTCTCGACCTCCACCACGCCGTCACTAGCCTCTCTGCTGAGCTCTACCAGAAAGACATCCACTTTCTAATGGAGCTCATACAGGTATATTGCTTAGTTtctcagagaaaaaaaaaagcgaaaAAGTTTCCATCTTTACGATACTAGCATCGATGAAACTTGAAAACAAATTGTGGGTTTCTATTTTTGTGGATTTTAATTTGTGGGTTTGTCTTCTGGTGGATTTTTATTTGTGGGTTTTCGATTTTCAGAATGCGGAAGATAATGAATACAAAAAAGGGGTTGAACCGACGCTGGAATTTGTCCTGACAAAGAAGGACATAACTGGCAGTGGAGCTCCGGCTACTCTGCTTGTTTTTAACAATGAGGTCGGATTTTCCCGGAGCAACATTGATTCCATATGCAGCGTAGGCCGTTCTACTAAGAAGGGGAAAAGACATCTCGGGTTTATTGGAGAAAAAGGTAAATTTATTAGCAAACTAAATGTGGAGATTCTTGATGATGAGATTATAGggtagtgattttcacacttCCCGTGTTCTCTTTCTACGCTCCTCCCTTGTTTCCGTCCTTGATTCTCGTTTGATTGAGGGAGGAGTGCAGGGGGAGAAAAGGGGAATGCGAAAATCACTTCCCAAATTCTTAGGGAGGATGGATTTTCTGCAGATATTTTCTACATTAGAAAATAACTTTATGAATTTCATTCATGTTTTTATAAGAGCATAGTCATCGATACCTTTGTGAACTGTTGATTAtcatattagagttgtaatGTCGTGGTTGCTTGCTGCAGGAATTGGGTTTAAAAGTGTGTTTTTCACAACCTCACATATTCAGCAATGGATATCGAGTCAAATTCAGGGAAGAACCGAACAAAGATTGCAGTATTGGATACATTGTTCCTGAATGGGTTAGTGGGGAGCCTACTCTTTCGAGCATACTTGATGTATATGGTGTCACCAAGGTCGTGCCGGCAACTACAATTGTCCTTCCTTAGCCTGAGAAGGTTGAAACAGTGAGGGCACAACTATTGGGTTTGCATCCTGAGCTTCTTCTTTTCTTATCCAAGGTAAACCGGGTATATGTACGTGGGTGTGATCCCAAAGCAGCCAATGGTGTCTCAACAATTTCTATATGCACCGGGACTGATCTTATGAATGTCCGTGATAAAACCGCCAATGCAAGTGTTGTTGAACTTTCGGTTAAAGAAAAAATGGGTGCCAGTGAGGAGAAGTGCAAGTATTACTTATGGAGACAGGCATTTCCAGTAAAACCTGCTAATAGAGTTAATACTAGGATGAATGTGGAGGAATGGGTGAACACTCTTGCTTTCCCATTTGGAAACAGACTGAGAAGAGGTACTTCTTTTGTCGGTGTATTTGCTTTCCTGCCTACAGCCATGGTCACAAGCTTTCCCTTTGTAATTCAAGCTGACTTCATCCTTGCTTCTTCAAGAGAATCAATACTTTTGGATAATGTATGGAATCTGGGAATTCTTGAATGTGTTCCATCGGCGTTTGTTAACGCTTTTGAGTCTTGTGTGAAAGAGCTCTCCCTGTTTCCTTCAGTGGGTCAGGCATTTCAGTTCATACCCTCAAGCATCACCAATTCCGGTGTTTAATAAATTAACAGAGTCCATCAAAACTAGACTGCAAGGTCTCGAGATAGTACCCTGTGAAATATTTTCTGGCGAGAGGTTGTTTTTCCAGCCTAAAGAAGCAGTTAGAATCATACATAAATTCAGGGACCTCTTAGTTCGAATTAGAAGGGAAGGGGTTGTTTTAAGTGGTTTATCTTCTTTGATGAAAGTCTCACATCCATCTCTGAACTTTCAAGAAACCAGAGGAGTTATGGACTATCTAGGTGTAGTGTATGGTTCTTATAATTGGTATGCACAATGCATTAAATCCTGCAATATTGTGTCGCAAGTAGCTGATGATGTCTACATTCAActgcttggttttattgctgaTACTTATAAGGATTCATTGTCCATACAATCATTAAGTACCATGCCTCTTCTTAAATACATCAATTGTGAAGGGAATATGGAATTGCGTACAATTCCTAATACAACACCCAAGATTGTATATAGTGTGGTGCTGGAGATTCACACAGGGCTGAGTAAGTGTAATATGGAGTTTGGATGTCTtggtaatttttatttcttacccAATAGCACTCGGGAAGCACTTTTAACTCACAAAAGAAGTTCATTTCTCCTCGAATGGCTTTCCAGAAATGCAGGTTTAAGTCCTTGTTCGGCAACAGAATTTGTTTCCTGGCTTTATCCTTACTTATCAAATAAGGAACCACTTCTTCCAGTCACCTTGGTCCATTTCCTTTATCATGCCcacatgaaaaacataattgatGATTCTCAATTGTATTCCCTTCTCACGATGATCCCAATTATTGATGGGACTAACCAAGCCAGAATGCAAAGAACTACAACTCTTGTCTCGGCATCAAGGAGCAAATGGGTGAAGTTGTTGGGACCTCTAAATCCATTCGTGGGACAATATTACATTGATATAGGAGATCTTTATTCTAAAAGTAGTATGCTTCTCGGAGAATCTGTGCC encodes the following:
- the LOC137718157 gene encoding WPP domain-containing protein 2-like gives rise to the protein MAISSSTLSVASPFPNNSQFTFLASVPLALITASATSLIAITQSGVAHGRPRRPPSSQFVTSFSSSRFDIPGTQTYKTSHPTTIFSICHLSFSILSASSIPLIEEDVIQILQVYSKEINKRMLDTVKSRNVVTSAAQNGATESEIVNSAVESTAAAANEDAKAEEY
- the LOC137718158 gene encoding uncharacterized protein, whose product is MKPYAAEKALHSAKFHIEEIRTKKFSIGKTRPNPLTLDLHHAVTSLSAELYQKDIHFLMELIQNAEDNEYKKGVEPTLEFVLTKKDITGSGAPATLLVFNNEELGLKVCFSQPHIFSNGYRVKFREEPNKDCSIGYIVPEWVSGEPTLSSILDVYGVTKVNRVYVRGCDPKAANGVSTISICTGTDLMNVRDKTANASVVELSVKEKMGASEEKCKYYLWRQAFPVKPANRVNTRMNVEEWVNTLAFPFGNRLRRGTSFVGVFAFLPTAMVTSFPFVIQADFILASSRESILLDNVWNLGILECVPSAFVNAFESCVKELSLFPSVGQPKEAVRIIHKFRDLLVRIRREGVVLSGLSSLMKVSHPSLNFQETRGVMDYLGVVYGSYNWYAQCIKSCNIVSQVADDVYIQLLGFIADTYKDSLSIQSLSTMPLLKYINCEGNMELRTIPNTTPKIVYSVVLEIHTGLSKCNMEFGCLGNFYFLPNSTREALLTHKRSSFLLEWLSRNAGLSPCSATEFVSWLYPYLSNKEPLLPVTLVHFLYHAHMKNIIDDSQLYSLLTMIPIIDGTNQARMQRTTTLVSASRSKWVKLLGPLNPFVGQYYIDIGDLYSKSSMLLGESVPQDELLHFVVKFSKAVDIPELCPPDVVLQIASHELSSEKTFCCSTGSDYVEPRVLYLQDSLKAFEMENG